Sequence from the Numida meleagris isolate 19003 breed g44 Domestic line chromosome 2, NumMel1.0, whole genome shotgun sequence genome:
GAGCGGGGCCGGGACCGGCACGGGAATCacgaggggaggggaggggagttCTGGAAAGCGCACGTGGGTCGCaccgaaagtaatgcctcccgtttacttccatggaaactgcaacagatgcaaagagcgCGATAACtctgtttgacagagcaaattctcagccacaagacgctacttttcaacacagtcaccaccatcagctatgcGCTGTCTCCGGTGATGAacgagagcctgcatgccacactcacaAGAATCTGtagcagcagaggtgacccgCTGTTTCACAGCCACTATGACAAACAACAGCATTGCTAGGAcaatgttgcccacacagtccatctttcattggctcaaacagaaggcaccaaatccgGACTGTACGATGGGTGTGGTAGGAGAGCCCAGCCAAGATCAGCAATGTGCTCCGGCCTTCTAGCTGGGGTGGGGCCTGGCGATATGGTGTTACAAGAGAAAGGCTGTcctcttctctggcctgactctggcTGCTCGAGCCTTCAGCTCAGTCAACACTGCAGTGTAGTGGTCAGAGTTAATGGTTCATCCAGGCTctaggaaatccagaaggatcaccgCTTTCCTGTCCCAAAAGAAGGTGCACATTTCTTTACCCGCTGGTAAAACATGgttgtgtcttgaactttttcttccatgGGGAATTCACCTGTTGCCGCTTCATGGACTGCTATACTGACTCTGGCTcgtagtggtgacaccacatcttgtCACTGGTAACAgtgtgatccaggaaactgtcaccttcagcttcATATTGGTTCcataggtcctgacaaactcTCTGAGAGAGCTCTtcctgttcctgtgtgagcattcgtGGGACTCACCTGGCACGAACCTTGCGGTATTTCAACGTTGCCACCATCGTTTCCAATGtattgaagctgatattcagctctgggCACAGTTCTATTTCTAATCAGCTGATTCatacagatgagctgattgagacactcttTATTTCGTGGcgtgacagctgtgcatggccaaCAGCTTGTGGCTTGTGTTTTATGTccctgttgtcactgctgaaacgcaccacccactgcctcgctgtgctcacatccgctgcttggtcttcataaatgttctgcaagcgttgatgaatgtcagtgggtgccactttttctgcagagaggaattcaatgacatacctttgcttcatccacagtTCCATGTCAGccaccattctgtcagactgcccctctgctgccatctgtcacagggcaACTACATGTGAtgggatgttggtgggaaggttccacctctgctgccataccaccaacatccacctctgatgttgtgggacagcataatgaaataggaggcattactgtTGGAACAGACCTAATATATTACTAGAGTAGTACTCTGTAATATATGATTTTTTGCTTCTACTGCAAAAAATACTGTTATGTattgtttgaaaaaatatattggaaaaccttttactttttcctttttgactttttttatgACATGCTTAACAGAATTGTAGGTGATGATGACAGAGGAAAGCCTTTTACCCCTGAGGAATACGAGGAGTACAAAAGAAAGGTGCTACCCATCCGGCTGCAGAACCGGCTGTATGTCAGCTGGAGATCCCCCATGGGCATGGACTGCAAGCTGGTGGGACCAGAGACGCTGTGCTTCTGCACTCACCGGTGgggttctttgcttttttctgcaCCTTTGTATTCTTTTTACATCAAGGAAATTTACAGTTTTCCACATCCATTAAAGTACAGACAGGCAAGTTAATTTAaggtttgttttggaaaattaGATTTCGAATcggaagaattaaaaaaaaaaaatctaaatccCAGTAACTTTTATACAGACCAGAACAATTCTATAGCCATCAATAAATTTGGCTTCAAGGCACAAGTTATTGTAGATCAGATTGATTGTGCTGGTATTATCTGTAGATGAGATTGATTCCAATATTgttatcaaaatgaaacataacgatctgtaatatttataaaatagatGGATTTAAAAGTACCTGATATTAAGCATCTAATTAAACATCAGTAATTAACAGTAATTAAGATAATTAAAGATACTTCAACTCAGAAGTTGTAAGCTAAATTACAAGCCTTCCAACTAGTTTTATGACACACACTAACAAGGTTataaaagctgttatttttgcCCATTTCAGATATAAACAACACAAAACGGACTACGAAGTGATTCCCAAAGACCGTCCCATCCGCGTGCCGTGCAGAGTGAGCCGCTGCCCGTGCCAGTCCTACCACTACGTTCCTCTCAATGGCACGCAGCCCATCCGCTGTAGGTGCAAACACTTTGCTGatcagcacagtgcagctcctggATTTTCCTGCAATTCATGTAAGTTATCATCGGCTTGCTGCAACCTTTGCTAGTAAACTGGCCAGGAGCTGTGTCTGCCCAGAGCATTGTCAACGCTGTAGCAAAGCAGCTCCTGAAGACAGTGGTTGTTGGTCCAGAAATGCAAATGGCAGCAGAATCCcaagcaaaatgttttggaaagcaTTAGGGGAAGATTTTTGGTTCACTTGATTGAGGTCATTGTGATGAAACAGCAGTAGTTATTAGCCAtagaaattaaataatgcacaaacttgtttttctttggaacCTCAAATCGTATTagctgaagattttttcttagatttctgTAATATTAGTGAATTtcttgaaatgtatttaatatgcGCAGTAAAAATCATAATCGGCTTTTGCTGGATGAAGTGAGAATCATGTCCCACGGGAttgacataaaatatttatatgacAGCCTTTCAAGAGTTTGCTCTGAGTAATGTGTGAGACCTAAATGTGCAACTGGATGATTCAAAATGGAACCTTAGAACAAAGTGTTTTGAATAATCATTTATGTTCTGCACTTTTTCTCGTGTTTCTCAAAAACACCAGGCACTTCTGAGAGCTCCAGAGATCGCACAGAGAAGGGCCAAGAATGGCTTCTATGTTGTTTTATTGTACTGGTACTACTCGAGCCCAGCTGTCAAACCTAATGTGGTAGATAAATTAGatgtaatattaaaattaaaaaaatactttatgtATTGTACGTACTGTATAATGTATGAAAATACAGAGTAAGAACTCTATGACTGAAGAGTGCCTAAAATGAAGTAAGCAAGCCTTTAACAATTCTAAGAATGTGTTTCTCGAGCTTATGACACAGGTCTTACAACAGAAATTCTCCCTTGGTGCTCTACAAAATGACCTGTAACTGAGATTAGTTAGGGGCAGGTCATAAGTAGATTTGTAATGTAGTCCAAGAAGAATAATGAAACATTTATAGTTCTTGAATTTCTTGTCCAgatctctgctccagcagggcttTATGATATTTGGTCTGAGCCTTACTTAGGGCAGATAGACCTCTGCCCTATATCTGTTTCATATAGTGATGAAATGAGGCTGAAATGCTTCAGCAAAGATCAAATCATGTACAAGCTTCCGCACAGAAGATGTGGCTGGATGCTTTTGCAATGAAGAAACTCCAGTTTTTGACAAGATCAGTTTggagaaataacattttgtctGCTATGAGGCATAAACTCCATTATCATCAAACtcataacatttatttatttgttaattaGGTTCCGCGTGTTCAGGATTTCACAGTTGCTTTACCTGTGGTTGTGGTCAGCCAACATACGCACATGAAACAGTAGTGGAAACTAAACAGGAGCGGTTAGCCCAAGGAAAGCCAGTGGGGCAGGACGTTCCCTATGCTGCTATGGGAGGACTGACCGGTTTCAGTTCGCTGGCAGAAGGCTACATGAGACTTGATGACAGTGGAATAGGTGAGTGCAGCTCACCTAAGATAAAATTTGAGTGCTCCAGCTTGGTGTTTTTGCAAAGCAGTCATTCAACAGAGACTTTCAGAGTCTGAGGGTGAACTGGATCAGTAGGAGTAGGActtaaagacagatttttttccagcagtccTTATGTGTGAGGAGGCCACTGTGATTGTCCTGTCCAACTTCCTGCAGTGAAATGATCAAAACGATGTTCTATCAATAATTTCAGCATTCAGCACAGTAGCTTCTAGTTGAATTGGAGTATGTATTTTAGAGATAATTCTGCAACTTgctatttttttgcttattttcattttgtagttATGTTAATCCTTTAGCATAATTCTGCCCAGATCTTCCTTTTTTAGATTAttccaacatttaaaaaaatgtccaGTGCCTgttctgcacacacacacacacacacacacacacacacgtacacacacacacacaaaacaaatggaCTTTGAAACCTGTGCTGCTCTGACGTTTTGCATCACATAGTAATGGACATATTTTGTcctgaaatactgttttgtttattaattcCATGCACCCACTGTTTCTTTGTCAAATTCTGATCTTCTTTGCTGGGTTTGTTAGTAGTTTCAAAGCTATACTGTAGCTGTAGTAACTAAAGAACTGaagcctttcatttcttttgaaccatcctcttctgtgtttttctgcagcactgttcATATGAATGTGTACCTTTGTTTTGACACCAGCATCTATGTTTTTAATGCGTCTTGCAAAgtgaagttttgttttcattcaacTTATTTTTTAACAGGGACTCTTTCAGCTGAGTTTTTAGAATCCCCTGTAACCAGCATGGATCATCCATTTCTAAAGGCATTTCAGGGACCTTCTAGCTCTGCTCAGACCATCTCACAGATAGCAGGTGGTATATTAGTAGAATAATACCTCTTAGAATAAGTATATCatataaaatagaatttatttatgAGTTGTAGCATGTTTAGGGATAAAAATCAAAGTTAAATACTAAAACAAGTGTTGATGCTTACTTATCTGAAAGTTAATGCAATTGTTCAGCTCAATCCTGTGAGAATGCCTTCTTCCAAAAAGTCTTTTCTGCATGGAATTAGTCATCAGTTATGCTTACTTTACGTCCCTTCTTTTGAATAAGTATTGAGCAATTAATATCACTACTGAATTCCTATTTATCGTAGCTGCTAGCCTTAGACTAAAAGGGATACTCATTAGTTCAACTTCTGGGGTTTGTTACTTGTATGTAAAGATGTTTTACTGTATCCATACtacatctcatttttaaatgaattttgccAATACTGTGGAATAGTGAGTATCATtaatgcaaatgtttttgtttttttttccccgtagGTGGTTCTAGTGCCACAACACAAGTTTCTAATGAAAGGCGTTCAGAAGAAGATGACATGGCTTATTTTGAAAAACGTTATCAGGAGCGGGCAAGTTATCATATTTATTgcttaatttaaatatattctcaCAAAGAGATGGCTAAGAAGGCTAAACATCTAATTTATTCAAGTGGCATATAAATGTATTGCATCATTTCTTCTCTATCTGTGAAAAAGTAGCATATAAGGTTTGAAATACAGTTACGTGCTATTGCAGGATGGAAGTGGTCAGTTATGTCTGGGTTGGTATTTGCCTTAACCGGGCAGATTTTTATCGTGTTAACTCTGCATAgcataaaaacaaactaactCCTAGGAGCTTAACTGCTGTTACGCTTGCTCCTTGCAACAAGGTGTGTTTATAATGAGAAAGCTGTTTGAGCTTTGTGAAACTTTAAATCATTCtctttattttggaaatcattacaaaatgtggtaaaatattgcaaatatgGGATCAATTTATAGGAGAAAATGTTGCCATTGCATTCAACTTGCCAAGTCTTTTCTCCCTgccaagattttcttttctctgcaaaagtTAGGAGGGATTTCAGTTACAGACCTCACAACtccaaataaggaaaaatgttttaaaatgagttcCTGTGTAGACCACCTACAGGAAAACTTAGCAGTCCATTTGCTTCTATACAtcctttgcttatttttcacacagttttataggaaagaaaaagcatgttaaaaatattgttttatttttccctgcttttctgaTAGCTACATATCCCTTTAGTATAATTGCTCTTAAATAGTATTTCAGTCACTTTTGTAATAACACACGAGGACAACTGTTGCTTCTGAAACCAacagttatatttttttaaattaataagtCTTACTACAGA
This genomic interval carries:
- the FAM221A gene encoding protein FAM221A isoform X1, with product MERLRADAAALEEYLEYRRIVGDDDRGKPFTPEEYEEYKRKVLPIRLQNRLYVSWRSPMGMDCKLVGPETLCFCTHRYKQHKTDYEVIPKDRPIRVPCRVSRCPCQSYHYVPLNGTQPIRCRCKHFADQHSAAPGFSCNSCSACSGFHSCFTCGCGQPTYAHETVVETKQERLAQGKPVGQDVPYAAMGGLTGFSSLAEGYMRLDDSGIGTLSAEFLESPVTSMDHPFLKAFQGPSSSAQTISQIAGGSSATTQVSNERRSEEDDMAYFEKRYQERLRKEKAAKGKEKGPVPSKKP
- the FAM221A gene encoding protein FAM221A isoform X3 — protein: MERLRADAAALEEYLEYRRIVGDDDRGKPFTPEEYEEYKRKVLPIRLQNRLYVSWRSPMGMDCKLVGPETLCFCTHRYKQHKTDYEVIPKDRPIRVPCRVSRCPCQSYHYVPLNGTQPIRCRCKHFADQHSAAPGFSCNSCSACSGFHSCFTCGCGQPTYAHETVVETKQERLAQGKPVGQDVPYAAMGGLTGFSSLAEGYMRLDDSGIGGSSATTQVSNERRSEEDDMAYFEKRYQERLRKEKAAKGKEKGPVPSKKP
- the FAM221A gene encoding protein FAM221A isoform X2, with translation MERLRADAAALEEYLEYRRIVGDDDRGKPFTPEEYEEYKRKVLPIRLQNRLYVSWRSPMGMDCKLVGPETLCFCTHRYKQHKTDYEVIPKDRPIRVPCRVSRCPCQSYHYVPLNGTQPIRCRCKHFADQHSAAPGFSCNSCSACSGFHSCFTCGCGQPTYAHETVVETKQERLAQGKPVGQDVPYAAMGGLTGFSSLAEGYMRLDDSGIGTLSAEFLESPVTSMDHPFLKAFQGPSSSAQTISQIAGGSSATTQVSNERRSEEDDMAYFEKRYQERVIPCCKNLLCGKTC